Proteins from a genomic interval of Zingiber officinale cultivar Zhangliang chromosome 1B, Zo_v1.1, whole genome shotgun sequence:
- the LOC122046721 gene encoding 15.4 kDa class V heat shock protein-like has protein sequence MEAYYYYPLRSSRWPFFPASYSLFSQRSAAVLRQNYIRWDETQDSHLFTAQLAGLRKEDIRVEVEDSKYMIIRTERAVIDDDDDEHRPEFIRKFRLPETVDVEGIVAKYEDGVLTVTVPRSMSLGRIRIRRDDAADGRNAVARAA, from the exons ATGGAAGCTTACTACTACTATCCGCTCCGGTCATCTCGATGGCCCTTCTTCCCTGCTTCTTATTCCCTCTTCTCGCAACGCTCCGCCGCCGTCCTCCGACAAAACTATATCCGATGGGATGAGACGCAGGACTCACACCTCTTCACTGCACAACTCGCAG GGTTGAGAAAGGAGGATATCAGAGTGGAGGTGGAGGACTCCAAGTACATGATCATCAGGACCGAGCGGGCGGTcatcgacgacgacgacgacgaacatAGACCAGAGTTCATAAGGAAGTTTCGGTTGCCGGAAACGGTCGACGTCGAGGGCATCGTAGCGAAGTACGAGGACGGAGTGCTGACGGTGACCGTGCCGAGGTCGATGAGTCTGGGGCGGATAAGGATCAGGCGGGATGATGCGGCGGATGGGCGCAACGCCGTAGCTCGTGCCGCTTAA
- the LOC121992906 gene encoding glycerophosphodiester phosphodiesterase GDPD5-like has protein sequence MNPFWATCLILSSLLEGTRGRVLYPLPSKEHKHKQPLQTSRPYNIAHRGSNGEIPEETTDAYKRAIEEGADFIETDILATKDGELICFHDVTLDDTTDIGNHTEFSDRKRTYQVQGFNVTGFFVVDFTLDELKSLRVRQRYPFRDQQYNGKFSIITFEEYIAIALDANRVVGIYPEIKNPVFINQHVKWPNGERFEDKFIELLQKYGYGGAYMSAKWLKKPVFIQSFAPTSLIYISNKMDSPKILLIGDFSMPTQDTNQSFWEITSDSYFEYIRDYVVGIGPWKDTIVPPLNNYLTAPSDLVYRAHAHNLQVHPYTYRNENSFLHFDFHQDPYEEYEYWIKTIGVDGLFTDFTGSLHRYQKCASGILR, from the exons ATGAATCCCTTTT GGGCTACTTGTTTGATTCTATCGTCCTTGCTCGAGGGGACTCGTGGGAGGGTGCTCTACCCACTGCCAAGCAaagaacacaaacacaaacagccATTGCAAACATCGAGGCCTTATAATATTGCCCATCGAGGTTCGAATGGAGAGATTCCCGAAGAAACAACGGATGCTTATAAA AGAGCTATTGAAGAAGGTGCTGACTTCATAGAAACTGATATCCTCGCAACTAAAGATGGCGAATTGATATGCTTTCATGATGTAACACTCGACGATACTACCGATATTGGCAATCACACTGAGTTTTCTGATCGCAAGAGAACCTACCAAGTTCAAGGATTCAATGTGACTGGATTTTTTGTAG TGGATTTCACACTCGATGAACTTAAATCCCTCAGGGTAAGGCAGAGGTACCCATTCCGAGATCAACAATACAATG GCAAGTTCTCAATCATCACATTTGAGGAGTACATCGCCATTGCACTCGATGCCAACAGAGTTGTTGGGATTTACCCAGAGATAAAAAATCCAGTCTTTATAAATCAGCAT GTCAAATGGCCCAACGGGGAGAGGTTCGAGGACAAGTTCATCGAGTTGCTTCAGAAGTATGGATATGGAGGTGCATACATGTCTGCTAAATGGCTGAAAAAACCAGTGTTCATACAGTCTTTTGCTCCGACTTCTCTAATATACATTTCAAACAAGATGGATTCTCCCAAAATATTGCTGATTGGTGATTTCAGCATGCCAACACAAGACACAAATCAG TCATTCTGGGAAATTACTTCAGATAGCTACTTTGAATATATTAGAGACTACGTAGTTGGCATTGGGCCCTGGAAAGACACAATTGTTCCTCCACTAAACAACTATTTAACTGCACCCTCTGATCTCGTCTATAGAGCTCACGCACATAATCTTCAG GTGCATCCATATACATACAGAAATGAGAACTCTTTCCTGCACTTTGATTTCCATCAAGATCCTTATGAGGAGTACGAGTACTGGATCAAGACAATTGGGGTAGACGGGTTGTTCACCGACTTCACGGGGAGTCTCCATCGATATCAGAAGTGTGCATCAGGCATCCTCAGATGA